The DNA window TGCTACCACCCGTGATGAGCACAACTTTGCCTGCGATGTCCAACAGCGGGTCCTGGGTTGGGGTGTAGCTCATTTGCGAACCTCCGGGTGGGGCCTAGTAGGTCGTTGACGACCTGGAACAGTGTGTTGTTTGTTGCGGGTTGTGCGTGCCTTGGAGCGAGATGCGAGATCCGTCGAAGCGATCGAGGGTGGTGAACTCTTCGACGGATGCGCGGCGCAGGCGGGTCGGCTGCTTGACCGGATGGCCGAGCGCGAGCAATGCCGCGACAGCGTGGGTTTCCGGTGATCGGCTCGTCGGTGAATTCTCTGACCGCACCGGTGGTCCGCAGGGCATCGCGAAGTTCCACGAGCTGTTCCTAATGTCCGGAGTCGCGTTCGAAGTGACATGGCGCATCATCGGCCACGGCGGCCCCGCCCGGGCGTGCAGTCGATCGGAAGTGTTTATCTGCTTCCAGCCATTGCTGGATGACGGTGGCGAAGTTCGCTGGGTTGTAGATGTCTTCTTCACGCGAGAAGAGTCCGTCGCCCGCGTAGTCCAGCAGAGTCCAGTTCGTTGACGAGTAGGACTTGCCATCGCCTGGATCGGACATATGGGTGCGGGCCGAAAAGACGACTCGAGCGTTCTTGTCGTCGAAGAAGACCCAATCGTGGGTGTATCGCACCATGCGGTTGTTGGGGAAGCTCTGCATGAGAGGCACGATCCAGTCACGGACCGCGTCGCGACCGCGCATCTCGCCGAAGCAGTGTTCGACGTAGACGCAGTCCTCGGTGAACAACTCGGCGAACGGCCGGTAGTCCGCAGTCTCGGCACATCGGTCTGAGACCTCTGCGAACCTCTGGTATGCCTCCCGTAGCTCCTCGACCGGAAACCTCGGCATACGTTCCTCCTCTTTCGTCCCACGGGCGGGGCCGGATGCGCTCTACGCGCTGTCGAGCGATGGCCGTGGTATCCGCTCTACCGGAACCACGGCAGGGTAGACGCATTCGGTCGTTATGACGCGTACTTATGGGCCCTGATCAGGAGTTGATCGACGACGGTCCCGAAGTATTCGTGCATGGGGTTCTTCGATCGCCCGCTCAGATGCTTGGCATAGGAGGCTTCGAGGACGATTGCGAGCTTCCAGGCGCTGAACGCCTTGTACCAGTCGAGATTCGACAAGTCGCGAGAGGTTCTGTCCGCATATCGAGAAACGAGTTGCAACGGGGTCTGGCAATAGTTGTGGTCCATGCCGCCGGGTTGGCCCGGGGGTACGAAGGCCAGTGTGTTGCCCTCCTCGGGCCAGAAGATCATGGCCCAGGCAAGATCGATGAGGGGGTCTCCGATTGTGGTCATTTCGAAGTCCAGCACACTCAGGATGGTCGGCGGGACCTGGTTGCTGAACAACACATTGTCGAGCTTGTAGTCGCCGTGCATCACTGCGAGGTCATGGTTTCGGGGCAGGTGCCGCTGCAGCCAGTCGGCGACCTCATCGACACCGGGCAGGTCGCGAACTCGATAGGTTGCCAGTTGCCGCAACCAGCGGTCCACCTGTCGATCGAGGAACCGGTGTGGATTAGCCAACTCGAGTAGCGTGCTGTCTTTCCACTCGAAATTGTGCAGAGCGGCCAGTGTGTCGATGAGTTGTTCGCCTACTCGGCGTTGCTGCGCCGGAGCATGAATATAGCTGTCGGGCAGCGTCTTTCGGATGGTAGTTCCGTCGATGAACTCCATGACGAAGAAGGGGCAGCCGATGATGGCGGGGTCGGCGCTGACAGCCAGCAATTCGGGTACCGGCACGTCGCTGTGTTGGAGGGCATCGTAGATCTTGTACTCGCGAACAACATCGTGCGCTGTTTCCGACACCGCATCGGAAGGGGCGCGCCTGATGACCCAATCGCGCCCGTGCCGGGTCATCTTGAACAACTCACATGATCCGCCGCCCCTCATCGGGCTGATCTGCAGATCGCCCGGCTGGCCGGTTTGCTCGGTGAGCCAGTCGCCGAAGGTGGCCAGGTCGAAGTCCAGCTCTGTGACTGCCTTACTCATGCCATCGCCTCGAGAAGGTGACCGAATCGTTGGCGTGCCAGGTCTCGGCGGGTTGGGATGTGTTCGGATGGCCAGCCTTCTACCGCCTGGTAGCGCTGGAGTTCGGATCGCGCGATGGTGACCTTGTGTACCTCGTTCGCACCGTCGACCAACGAGGCCATACGGGCGATGCGGAACATCGACTCCAGCGGTAGATCCGAGCTGTAGCCGAGAGATCCATGTACTTGCAGCGCCCGGTCGACGACATCGAAGACAACTTTGGCGTTGTAGACCTTCACCATGGCGATCTCGCTGCGGGCCGCCCGGCCGCCCTCTTGGTCGAATTTCCAGGCCGCCCGTAGCGTCAACAGCTTCGCGGCGTCGATCTCGATTCGGGAGTCGGCGACATACTCCTGAATCATCTGATGTCGCGAATAGGTTTTGCCGAACGAGGTCCGCGATACGGTGCGTTCACACAGCATGTCGAAGGCTCGTTCGGCTTCTCCCAGCCACCGGGTTGCGTGGTGAAGCCGCCCTGGACCCAGCCGGACCTGGGACAGGACGAAGCCTCCTCCGAGCTCGCCGATGAGGTTCTCGGCGGGGATGCGAACGTTGTTCAGGGCGATCTCGGAATGGTTGCCGCGGCGGCCGTATTCGACGGACGGACTGTGCATGGAAGGGATGTCACGGAAGATGTCCATTCCGGGAGTGCCGCGCTCCACGACGAACATCGAGCATCGTTGATGAGGCGGCGCCGACGGATCGGTCACCACCATGAAGATGATGAAGTCGGCGCTGGAGGCGTTGGTGATCATCCACTTGCGGCCGTTGAGGACCCACTCGTCGCCGTCGCGTTCCGCGGTTGATTCGATCTGCGTGGGGTCTGTCCCGGCCACCCACGGTTCGGTGATCGCAAAGGCGCTGCGGATCTCGCCGCGAAGGTTCGGCCACAACCAACGTTCCTTCTGACTGTCGGTCGCGCCACCGGCGAGCAGTTCCGCGTTGCCCGAGTCCGGCGCCATATTGCCGAACACTTCCTGTCCGAACGGGCACCGGCCGGTGATGAGGTTCATTTGGGCCAGGCGCAACTGGCCGAATCCGTGACCGCCCAGCGCTTTCTCTAGATGACACGCCCATAGCCCGCGGTCGCGGACACGTTGCTTCAACGGCTCGAGGATCTGTTGCCATGCAGTCTCACCGACTTCGTCGGCCAACGGCTCGAGCGGTATGAGTTCGTGGTCTACGAACTCGCGAATCCAGCTGAGAGTGGACCGAAATTCGGTGTCGTCGGAGAAGTCCCACGCCATGAGTGCGAGCCTCCCTTCGGTAGTAGTTAAAACAACATGGTTTTCTAAAAAAAAGATTAGCGTTGGAGCGCCGGTGAAGCAAGATCGACATAGAGGTGGTCGCTGGTGCCGTTGGATGCGTGTGGGCCCGCGTCGTGCGTCACGGTAGGGTCCGTCGCCACCCACCGGCATCTACCGAGTCCGGGGCGCTGGTGGTCAGGTCATCCATAGGTCGTTGGGGTTGCTGGCACTGTGGACCGGCGCGTCCGGTGTGCGGGGCACCGTCCGTGAGAAGCGCGGCGCGACCGCGGGTTGTACGACATTGTCGACAGTGAGCAGAGTGCCCCGAGCGGCGATGTGTGGATCCGCTACGGCCTCGGCGAATGTCAAAACCGGCGTTACGCAGGAGTCCGTGTTCTCGAATGTGGCTGCCCACTCATCGCGGGTGCGGGTCCTGAAGACCTTCGTGAATATCGTCCGCAATGATTCCCACTGCGAGGCGTCGTCGCGATCGGGCAGGTTGGGATCGGAC is part of the Nocardia sp. NBC_00565 genome and encodes:
- a CDS encoding phosphotransferase family protein, which translates into the protein MSKAVTELDFDLATFGDWLTEQTGQPGDLQISPMRGGGSCELFKMTRHGRDWVIRRAPSDAVSETAHDVVREYKIYDALQHSDVPVPELLAVSADPAIIGCPFFVMEFIDGTTIRKTLPDSYIHAPAQQRRVGEQLIDTLAALHNFEWKDSTLLELANPHRFLDRQVDRWLRQLATYRVRDLPGVDEVADWLQRHLPRNHDLAVMHGDYKLDNVLFSNQVPPTILSVLDFEMTTIGDPLIDLAWAMIFWPEEGNTLAFVPPGQPGGMDHNYCQTPLQLVSRYADRTSRDLSNLDWYKAFSAWKLAIVLEASYAKHLSGRSKNPMHEYFGTVVDQLLIRAHKYAS
- a CDS encoding nuclear transport factor 2 family protein, whose translation is MPRFPVEELREAYQRFAEVSDRCAETADYRPFAELFTEDCVYVEHCFGEMRGRDAVRDWIVPLMQSFPNNRMVRYTHDWVFFDDKNARVVFSARTHMSDPGDGKSYSSTNWTLLDYAGDGLFSREEDIYNPANFATVIQQWLEADKHFRSTARPGGAAVADDAPCHFERDSGH
- a CDS encoding acyl-CoA dehydrogenase family protein; the protein is MAWDFSDDTEFRSTLSWIREFVDHELIPLEPLADEVGETAWQQILEPLKQRVRDRGLWACHLEKALGGHGFGQLRLAQMNLITGRCPFGQEVFGNMAPDSGNAELLAGGATDSQKERWLWPNLRGEIRSAFAITEPWVAGTDPTQIESTAERDGDEWVLNGRKWMITNASSADFIIFMVVTDPSAPPHQRCSMFVVERGTPGMDIFRDIPSMHSPSVEYGRRGNHSEIALNNVRIPAENLIGELGGGFVLSQVRLGPGRLHHATRWLGEAERAFDMLCERTVSRTSFGKTYSRHQMIQEYVADSRIEIDAAKLLTLRAAWKFDQEGGRAARSEIAMVKVYNAKVVFDVVDRALQVHGSLGYSSDLPLESMFRIARMASLVDGANEVHKVTIARSELQRYQAVEGWPSEHIPTRRDLARQRFGHLLEAMA